The proteins below are encoded in one region of Pacificitalea manganoxidans:
- a CDS encoding GNAT family N-acetyltransferase: MNTPLAIRPYRHGDIEAVIDVWLRANALAHPFLSKDFVAEVHQAMRNVYLPNAETYVLESDGNVAGFIALIGNEIGGLFLDPALHGQGHGRALVDHAVSLKGPLSVEVFRDNEIGRPFYERYGFVFVADELHAPSGHVSRKMAMPGA, encoded by the coding sequence ATGAACACTCCACTTGCGATCCGCCCCTACCGCCACGGAGACATCGAAGCGGTGATCGACGTTTGGCTGCGCGCGAATGCGCTGGCCCATCCGTTCCTGTCCAAAGACTTCGTCGCCGAGGTGCATCAGGCGATGCGAAACGTCTATCTGCCCAACGCCGAAACCTACGTTCTGGAGAGCGACGGGAACGTCGCGGGCTTCATCGCACTTATCGGCAATGAAATCGGCGGATTATTCCTCGATCCGGCGTTGCACGGGCAGGGCCATGGCCGCGCATTGGTGGACCACGCGGTCTCACTCAAAGGCCCGCTGTCCGTGGAGGTCTTCCGCGACAACGAAATCGGTCGGCCCTTCTATGAACGGTATGGGTTCGTGTTCGTCGCAGACGAACTTCACGCGCCGTCCGGTCATGTGAGCCGCAAAATGGCTATGCCGGGCGCGTAA
- the tkt gene encoding transketolase — translation MKDIVAYNDIHADHWSRAAAIRTLTLDAVAAANSGHSGMPMGMADVATVLFEKHLKFDAKSPDWFDRDRFILSAGHGSMLLYALLHLTGYEDMTLEQVKNFRQLGAITAGHPEYGHAKGIEVTTGPLGQGIATSVGFAIAEESLRARWGRKVVDHHTYVIAGDGCLMEGVSQEAIAMAGHMKLGRLIVLWDDNGITIDGKVEISDSTEQKLRFKASGWEVIEIDGHDPEAIDAALTRAKASKRPSMIACKTHIALGSSAQDTSKGHGALTDAQLITDTKAAYRWVNGPFEIPAEIKQQWEAIGTRGAADREAWEARVADLSERKQAELARIIAGEPPKKLAATIRALKKQVAETQPKVATRKASEMVLEVVNPVMTETIGGSADLTGSNNTKTADMGVFSPEDRKGRYIHYGIREHGMAAAMNGIALHGGTYPYGGTFMCFTDYARPAMRLSALMGVGVGYVMTHDSIGLGEDGPTHQPVEHLAMLRATPNTLVFRPADVTETAEAWEIALTAKDRPSVLALSRQNLPTVRTEFKTKNLTAQGAYVLAEAEGKRQVILMASGSEVEIAMAARAALQEKGIGTRVVSVPCMELFRQQDEAYRRRVLPAGPVRVAVEAAVRQPWDAFLLGERGREQKAAFVGMDSFGASAPAEVLYEHFGITAAKVAEAAEALL, via the coding sequence GTGAAAGACATCGTCGCCTATAACGACATTCACGCCGATCACTGGTCGCGGGCGGCCGCGATCCGCACGCTGACCCTCGATGCCGTGGCCGCGGCCAATTCCGGCCATTCCGGCATGCCGATGGGCATGGCCGATGTCGCCACGGTGCTGTTCGAAAAGCACCTGAAATTCGATGCCAAGTCGCCCGACTGGTTCGACCGCGACCGCTTCATCCTGTCGGCGGGCCACGGCTCCATGCTGCTTTATGCGCTCCTGCACCTCACCGGCTACGAAGACATGACGCTGGAGCAGGTGAAAAACTTCCGCCAGCTGGGCGCGATCACCGCAGGCCACCCCGAATACGGCCACGCCAAGGGGATCGAGGTCACGACCGGCCCGCTGGGTCAGGGCATCGCCACCTCCGTCGGCTTTGCCATCGCCGAGGAATCCCTGCGCGCGCGCTGGGGCCGCAAGGTCGTGGATCACCACACCTATGTCATCGCCGGGGACGGCTGCCTGATGGAAGGCGTCAGCCAAGAGGCCATCGCGATGGCGGGCCACATGAAGCTGGGCCGCCTGATCGTGCTGTGGGATGACAATGGCATCACTATCGATGGCAAGGTCGAGATTTCCGACAGCACCGAGCAGAAGTTGCGCTTCAAGGCATCGGGTTGGGAAGTGATCGAGATCGACGGCCACGATCCGGAGGCGATCGACGCCGCGCTGACCCGCGCCAAGGCCAGCAAGCGCCCCTCGATGATCGCCTGCAAGACGCATATCGCGCTGGGATCTTCGGCGCAGGACACGTCCAAGGGCCATGGCGCGCTGACCGATGCGCAGCTGATTACCGACACCAAGGCGGCCTATCGCTGGGTCAACGGCCCGTTCGAGATCCCCGCCGAGATCAAGCAGCAGTGGGAAGCCATCGGAACCCGCGGCGCCGCCGACCGCGAAGCATGGGAGGCCCGCGTGGCCGACCTGTCCGAGCGCAAGCAGGCCGAACTGGCCCGCATCATCGCCGGTGAGCCGCCGAAGAAACTTGCCGCCACCATCCGGGCGCTGAAAAAGCAGGTTGCCGAAACCCAGCCCAAGGTCGCGACGCGCAAAGCCTCGGAAATGGTGCTTGAGGTGGTCAACCCGGTGATGACCGAGACCATCGGCGGCTCTGCCGACCTGACCGGCTCGAACAACACCAAGACCGCCGATATGGGCGTGTTCTCCCCCGAGGATCGTAAAGGCCGTTACATCCATTACGGCATCCGCGAACACGGCATGGCCGCTGCGATGAACGGCATTGCCCTGCATGGGGGCACCTATCCCTATGGCGGCACGTTCATGTGCTTTACCGATTACGCGCGCCCGGCGATGCGTCTGTCGGCGCTGATGGGTGTGGGCGTGGGCTATGTCATGACCCATGACAGCATCGGTCTGGGCGAAGACGGCCCGACCCACCAGCCGGTCGAGCATCTGGCCATGCTGCGCGCCACGCCGAACACGCTGGTGTTCCGCCCCGCCGATGTGACGGAAACCGCCGAAGCCTGGGAAATCGCGCTGACCGCCAAGGACCGGCCCTCCGTGCTGGCGCTGAGCCGTCAGAACCTCCCCACCGTGCGCACCGAGTTCAAGACCAAGAACCTCACCGCGCAGGGGGCCTATGTTCTGGCCGAGGCCGAGGGCAAGCGTCAGGTGATCCTGATGGCCTCGGGCTCCGAGGTGGAAATTGCGATGGCCGCACGCGCCGCGTTGCAGGAAAAAGGCATCGGCACCCGTGTCGTGTCCGTGCCCTGCATGGAACTGTTCCGCCAGCAGGACGAAGCCTATCGCCGCCGCGTCCTCCCCGCCGGTCCGGTTCGCGTCGCGGTCGAGGCCGCCGTGCGTCAGCCGTGGGATGCGTTCCTGCTGGGTGAGCGCGGGCGCGAGCAGAAAGCGGCCTTTGTCGGCATGGACAGCTTCGGCGCGTCTGCTCCGGCGGAGGTTCTCTACGAGCATTTCGGCATCACCGCCGCCAAAGTGGCCGAAGCCGCCGAAGCGCTGCTTTAA
- a CDS encoding cell division protein ZapA has translation MPDVDIHIGGRTFQVACQEGEESYLHSAAGMLDREAAVLVDQIGRIPEARMLLMAGLMLADRTAASEDKVTELEAALANRDARIAELENRPAPEPEQIEVPVIPPEVTQTFADLAARAETLADLAEEKAQG, from the coding sequence ATGCCTGACGTGGATATTCACATCGGCGGTCGCACGTTTCAGGTGGCCTGTCAGGAGGGCGAGGAAAGCTATCTGCATTCCGCCGCCGGGATGCTCGACCGTGAAGCCGCCGTTCTGGTGGATCAGATCGGTCGCATTCCCGAAGCGCGGATGCTGCTGATGGCCGGGCTGATGCTGGCCGATCGCACCGCCGCCTCGGAAGACAAGGTGACCGAGCTGGAAGCGGCGCTGGCCAATCGCGATGCCCGCATCGCGGAACTGGAAAACCGCCCCGCGCCGGAGCCCGAACAGATCGAAGTGCCCGTGATCCCGCCCGAGGTCACCCAAACCTTCGCCGACCTCGCCGCCCGCGCCGAAACGCTGGCAGATCTGGCCGAGGAAAAGGCGCAGGGCTGA
- a CDS encoding restriction endonuclease has protein sequence MNPSQKDANRHHRMAGAPGGWQAGDIILVPNIPRRRMFSLARVTGPYRYEPMTLPDGSQDFGHIREVELLTQNGVANTSHYVGSGLRHTLTTRSRTWEIRKRDEDFAFLLDHLDEADLIEESRATDRFQRVIDQAEEKVISAFTDVFRDELFRNLGKAEWEPVIARALQSNFPNAQVKKTGGPSERDADIEILFDNPIGGANWIIVVQVKDWSQKAGASPVKQLRDAIETRTVRTDDGLLATQVIGAVLALTEAEPSDELVDAMDALERETDVPTQILYGEEFQKLILEGLLRVSR, from the coding sequence ATGAACCCAAGCCAGAAGGATGCCAACCGTCACCATCGCATGGCTGGCGCACCGGGCGGTTGGCAAGCGGGAGACATAATCCTTGTGCCGAACATTCCCCGGCGGCGCATGTTTTCTCTAGCACGGGTCACGGGGCCGTATCGCTACGAACCGATGACATTGCCTGACGGGTCTCAGGATTTCGGACATATTCGAGAGGTTGAGTTGCTTACCCAGAACGGTGTCGCGAATACCAGTCACTATGTGGGTAGCGGACTTCGCCATACACTGACCACACGCAGCCGCACATGGGAAATACGCAAGCGCGATGAGGATTTCGCTTTTCTTCTCGATCATCTGGACGAAGCCGACCTGATCGAGGAAAGCCGTGCCACTGACCGATTTCAGCGTGTCATCGACCAAGCTGAAGAAAAGGTCATTTCCGCATTCACCGATGTTTTTCGAGACGAACTATTTCGAAACCTCGGGAAGGCAGAATGGGAGCCGGTAATTGCCAGAGCGTTGCAATCCAATTTTCCAAATGCCCAAGTCAAAAAGACTGGTGGGCCAAGCGAGCGGGACGCGGATATCGAGATCCTCTTTGATAACCCTATCGGCGGTGCGAACTGGATAATTGTCGTACAAGTCAAAGATTGGTCACAAAAGGCAGGTGCATCACCTGTCAAACAATTGCGCGACGCGATCGAAACGCGAACAGTGCGCACTGACGATGGGTTGCTTGCGACACAGGTCATCGGCGCGGTGCTCGCGTTGACCGAAGCCGAGCCCTCGGATGAACTGGTCGATGCAATGGACGCATTGGAACGGGAGACAGATGTGCCCACCCAGATACTTTACGGCGAGGAGTTTCAAAAACTCATCTTGGAAGGCTTGCTTCGGGTCAGTCGCTGA
- a CDS encoding SufE family protein: MASAAFEEIVETFEFLDDWEDRYRHVIEMGRDFPPLDDALKVPATKVDGCASQVWIHPRIEGEGAEAVFDFAGESDAMIVRGLIAILHALYAGERVGQVLEIDALAQLRRLGLEDHLSAQRSNGVRAMIARIREVSAAQLA, from the coding sequence ATGGCCAGCGCAGCGTTCGAAGAGATTGTCGAAACCTTCGAGTTTCTGGACGACTGGGAGGACCGCTATCGCCATGTGATCGAGATGGGTCGCGATTTTCCGCCGCTCGACGACGCCCTGAAAGTGCCCGCGACCAAGGTCGATGGCTGCGCCAGTCAGGTCTGGATCCATCCGCGCATTGAGGGCGAAGGCGCCGAGGCGGTGTTTGATTTCGCCGGAGAAAGCGATGCGATGATCGTGCGTGGCCTGATCGCGATCCTACATGCGCTCTATGCCGGGGAACGGGTCGGGCAGGTGCTGGAGATCGACGCGCTGGCGCAATTGCGGCGGCTGGGGTTGGAAGATCACCTGTCGGCGCAGCGGTCCAACGGCGTGCGCGCCATGATTGCCCGCATCCGCGAGGTCAGCGCCGCGCAACTTGCCTGA
- a CDS encoding DUF1638 domain-containing protein, which yields MASDPAADRARVLVIACGALAHEILALKRANGWDHLALTCLPAILHNHPDRITPAVRDAVTRHRAHYERIFVAYADCGTGGTLQTACAEMGVEMIAGPHCYAFFDGLDRFAARDEIDAFYLTDFLARQFDAFVWEPLGLDRHPQLRDMYFGHYRTLVYLAQTDDPALDRHAQDCARRLGLAYERRATGYGDLATALAGV from the coding sequence ATGGCGTCTGATCCGGCAGCGGACCGGGCGCGCGTTCTGGTGATTGCCTGCGGGGCGCTGGCCCATGAAATCCTTGCGCTGAAGCGCGCCAATGGCTGGGATCACCTGGCGCTGACCTGCCTGCCCGCGATCCTGCATAACCACCCCGACCGCATCACGCCTGCCGTGCGCGACGCCGTCACCCGCCACCGCGCCCATTATGAGCGGATCTTCGTGGCCTATGCCGATTGCGGCACTGGCGGCACGCTCCAGACCGCCTGCGCCGAGATGGGGGTGGAGATGATCGCCGGGCCGCATTGCTACGCCTTTTTCGACGGGCTCGACCGCTTTGCCGCGCGGGACGAAATCGACGCGTTCTACCTGACGGATTTCCTTGCCCGGCAGTTCGATGCGTTCGTGTGGGAGCCGCTGGGCCTCGACCGTCATCCGCAGCTGCGGGACATGTATTTCGGCCATTACCGCACGCTGGTCTATCTGGCGCAGACGGACGACCCGGCACTGGACCGCCACGCGCAGGACTGCGCCCGGCGGCTGGGGCTGGCCTATGAGCGGCGCGCGACCGGCTACGGGGATCTGGCGACAGCGCTTGCGGGGGTTTGA
- a CDS encoding corrinoid protein: protein MSDEEDDLILSELPDDELVPQMMDDLYDGMKDEIAEAVNILLERGWEPYRILTEALVAGMTIVGNDFRDGILFVPEVLLAAGAMKEGMNILKPLLAETGAPKMGKMVIGTVKGDIHDIGKNLVAMMMEGAGFDIVDLGINNPVENYLDTARAEDADIVGMSALLTTTMPYMKVVIDTMKEQGIRDDYIVLVGGAPLNEEFGRAIGADAYCRDAAVAVETAKEFIARKHNQARA from the coding sequence ATGTCCGACGAAGAAGACGATCTGATCCTGTCCGAACTGCCCGATGATGAACTTGTCCCGCAGATGATGGACGACCTCTACGACGGCATGAAGGACGAGATCGCGGAAGCGGTGAACATCCTGCTGGAGCGCGGCTGGGAGCCCTATCGCATCCTGACCGAAGCGCTCGTCGCGGGCATGACCATCGTCGGCAACGATTTCCGCGATGGCATCCTGTTCGTGCCCGAAGTGCTGCTGGCCGCAGGCGCGATGAAGGAAGGCATGAACATCCTCAAGCCGCTTCTGGCCGAAACCGGCGCGCCGAAGATGGGCAAGATGGTGATCGGCACCGTCAAGGGCGACATCCACGACATTGGCAAGAACCTCGTCGCCATGATGATGGAGGGCGCAGGCTTCGATATTGTCGATCTGGGCATCAACAACCCGGTGGAGAATTACCTCGACACCGCGCGGGCAGAGGATGCCGATATCGTCGGCATGTCCGCCCTGCTGACCACGACCATGCCCTATATGAAGGTCGTGATCGACACGATGAAGGAGCAAGGCATCCGCGACGATTACATCGTGCTGGTCGGCGGCGCGCCGCTGAACGAGGAATTTGGCCGCGCGATCGGGGCCGACGCCTATTGCCGCGATGCCGCCGTGGCCGTGGAAACGGCGAAGGAGTTCATCGCGCGGAAGCACAATCAGGCCCGCGCCTGA
- a CDS encoding PA0069 family radical SAM protein encodes MDQREIDKDRRRGRAATSNDVGRFEPQTRVAIHDGWDRDEDLPPLRTEVAVERPRRVITRNTSPDVGFDRSVNPYRGCEHGCIYCFARPTHAFLGLSPGLDFETRLIARPAAPEQLARELSAKRYQVAPLAFGTNTDPYQPIEGERAIMRGCLEVLAEFRHPVTIVTKGTLIERDIDILRDLAADNLVRVGISVTTLDPALSRAMEPRVPAPARRLRSIERLSAAGIPVRVMASPMIPALTDHELEPILEAARDAGAQAASYIVLRLPREVSGLFQDWLADARPDRAARVMARVREMHGGRDYDPDWGKRMRGEGPFAKLLAARFDLAVKRLGLATALPPLDCAKFRVPPRQGDQLSLF; translated from the coding sequence ATGGATCAGCGCGAGATCGACAAGGACCGCCGCCGCGGACGCGCGGCCACCAGCAACGACGTCGGCCGGTTCGAGCCGCAGACCCGCGTCGCGATCCATGACGGCTGGGACCGGGACGAAGACCTGCCGCCCCTGCGCACCGAAGTTGCCGTAGAGCGCCCGCGCCGGGTGATCACGCGCAACACCTCGCCCGATGTGGGGTTCGACCGGTCGGTCAATCCCTATCGCGGCTGCGAACATGGCTGCATCTATTGCTTTGCCCGTCCGACCCATGCCTTTCTGGGCCTGTCGCCGGGGCTGGATTTCGAAACCCGGCTGATCGCCCGTCCCGCCGCGCCGGAGCAACTGGCACGGGAACTGTCGGCGAAGCGCTATCAGGTCGCGCCGCTGGCCTTTGGCACCAATACCGATCCCTATCAGCCGATCGAGGGGGAGCGCGCCATCATGCGCGGCTGTCTGGAGGTTCTGGCCGAGTTTCGCCATCCGGTCACCATCGTGACCAAGGGCACGCTGATCGAGCGCGACATCGACATTCTGCGCGACCTGGCCGCCGACAATCTGGTGCGGGTGGGCATTTCCGTGACCACGCTCGACCCGGCGCTGTCGCGCGCAATGGAGCCGCGCGTGCCCGCGCCCGCCCGCCGCCTGCGCAGCATCGAACGGCTGAGCGCTGCGGGAATTCCGGTGCGTGTCATGGCCTCGCCCATGATCCCGGCGCTGACCGATCACGAGCTGGAGCCGATTTTGGAGGCCGCGCGGGATGCGGGCGCGCAGGCGGCGTCCTACATCGTGCTGCGGCTCCCACGGGAGGTCAGCGGGCTGTTTCAGGACTGGCTGGCCGACGCGCGCCCCGACCGCGCGGCGCGGGTGATGGCCCGCGTCCGCGAGATGCATGGCGGGCGCGATTACGACCCGGACTGGGGCAAACGGATGCGCGGCGAAGGGCCGTTCGCCAAGCTGCTGGCGGCGCGGTTCGATTTGGCGGTGAAGCGTCTGGGTCTGGCGACCGCGCTGCCGCCGCTCGATTGCGCTAAATTCCGGGTGCCGCCGCGCCAAGGCGACCAGCTGAGCCTGTTCTGA